Genomic DNA from Candidatus Nitronereus thalassa:
TCCAAAACCCAAGCCGCCCACATCTCCCCGGGCATCAAAAACTCAAAAAACCGCGTTGCCCTACCGGCGCTATATTTCGGAAGATGGATTTTCCATTTTGGTTGGGAAAAGCGCCAAAGACAATGATGCCGTGACCTTCAAAGTATCTAAGCAAGATGATATGTGGCTGCATGCCCGAGGAACACCGGGGTCGCACGTAATCATCGAACTAGAAAAGAAAAAACAGGTCCCGCCAGAAACCTTGAAAGATGCCGCGACACTGGCCCTGTTTTATAGCGATTTAAGAAAAAGCGGAAAAGGCGAGGTCATCTACACGTTGAGAAATAATGTCCGAAAACCCAAAGGCGCAAAACCAGGTTCAGTCACCGTCACGCAAGAGAAAACTACTTGGGTCTATGTCGATGAAGCCCGTCTGAAGCGTTTAAAGGATTCAGTTCCTTCTATGATAACAGACTGACAAATCTGCCAAGATGTCAATACTAATTCTGAATCCTATTAGCGACATGGCACTCCATTAATTGGTGTCGATCCCTAATTATTCCACACAACTAACGCAAACAAGGAAAAGCAAAAATGAACAACATGAAAGCAATGCTTATTCATGCCTATGGCGAAGACGCCGTATTTGAACCGGCAGAAGTTGAAAAACCTGAAGTGAAAGCCGGTCATGTTTTAATTAAGATCGCGGCATCAAGCGTCAACACGGTTGATACCATGATTCGCAAAATGGGGAAGGAGTTACCATTAGCCCCCGAGACACCGGCCATTTTAGGAATGGACGTTGCCGGCACGATTGAGGCAGTCGGCAATGGTGTGAAAGATTTTTCCATTGGGGATGAAGTGTATGGCTGTGCAGGTGGGTTAGCAGACTTACCCGGCACATTGGCTGAATACCTGGTGGCGGACAGCACCTTGATCGCCCAGAAGCCAAAGAATTTGTCGATGCCAGAAGCCGCGGCATTGCCGCTGGTTGCGATTACCGCCTACGAAGGCTTGACTCGTGCGGGCATCAAGCAAGGCCAAAAAGTTCTGGTGCATGGTGGCTCTGGTGGCGTTGGTCATGTCGCGTTACAACTGGCAACACATTTTGGTGCCAACGTGTATTCTACTGGCGGGGGTGAAAAACAAATAGCATTAATCGAACGGCTCGGGGGGATGGCCATCAATTATAAAACCGAAACGGTTGAGCAGTACGTGGCCAAACATACAGGTGGAACAGGATTTGATGTGGTGTTTGATTCTGTTGGCGGTGCAAACATGGCAAACTCCTTTAAGGCGGCTACACTCAATGGCCAAATTGCTTCGACAGTGGCCTTATGTGAGCTGGATTTATCTGTGGCTCACTTTAAGGGATTGTCGCTGCACGTCGTGTTCATGCTGATTCCCATGCTTCATAACGTGAAACGAGAAGAGCATGGGGAGATTTTGCGCAACGTCACTCGGATTGTTGAGTCTGGCGGATTGACACCTGTGCTTGATGAAAGCCGCTTTTCGCTTGACCAAGTTGGACAAGCGCACGCTCGACTGGAGAGTGGACAAGCGATAGGCAAAGTGGTACTGGCGGATTGGGCCTAGCCCGTTCACGAAACGAACCTCAGAAGAGGGTCCCACCTATGCAAAAAATCATTCTTGTAACCGGTTCGACAGATGGCATCGGGTTGGAAACGGCCAAGATGCTGGTCTCGCTGGGTCACTATGTGCTGCTACACGGGCGCAGCGCAGCAAAGCTGGAGGACGTGGAACGAACGCTCTCCGCGTTACCGGATGGCGGTCGTGTTGAACGCTACGTCGCTGATCTGTCGCGCATGGCCGACGTCGAGGCACTTGCAAAGGCAGTGGCGGACAAGCACGCGAAACTTGACGTGCTGATCAATAATGCAGGCGTCTATACAACACCGGATCCTGTCACGCAGGACAGGCTTGATATACGGTTCGCGGTCAATACGATTGCTCCCTATTTGCTGACGCAACGGCTGTTGCCGTTGCTCGGGAAGGCTGGACGGGTAATCAATGTGTCCTCCGCAGCTCAGTCTCCAGTCAATCCGAAATCGCTAGCCGGACAAGTCAGCTTGTCCGACGGCGCGGCGTATGCGCAAAGCAAACTCGCGATTACCATGTGGTCTCGCACTATGGCGCTTTCACTCAAGGATAACGGACCGACGATCATCGCAGTGAATCCCGGATCAATGCTCGGCAGCAAGATGGTGAAAGATGCCTTCGGTGTGGCTGGCGGCGATATCGGCATCGGCGGTGAAATGCTTACGCGCGCGGCACTGTCAAAGGAATTTGAAACGGCTTCAGGGAAGTATTTCGACAACGATTCAGCGCAGTTTGCCTCGCCCCACCCCGATGCACTCGATCCACAAAAGTCCGAAGAGGTTGTCCACGCTATCGAGACGATTTTGGAAAAAGTCACAGCGCAATGAGGGGCAGGTTTCTAATGGGGAATAAAAGAGGGGGAACTGAGGGTCAAGTCTTGCATAAACACATTTATAGTGTTTCAAACTTAAAGGCTACTGTATCCCCAAGAACCAAATCTTTAAATATCAAGAGAAACAGAAACCTATTCCCCTACCCTCACCAACATGCCACGCTCTTTACACACGGAAAATGTGTATTGATAAATGGTAATGATGATCAGGAGATAGAGCGCGTTGAGGCCTGTGGCCCAGCCGAGGTGTTCCCAAGGAACACTTTGATTGAGCAACACCCCCCGCATGCCTTCAAATACATGAGCGGCGGGGTTGGCCAAGGCGACAGGTTGCAGCCAGGTGGGCAACACGGACACTGGATAAAAGACGCAGGATATCGGCTGAAAGAGAAACACCAATCCCCATGCCAGCACTTCGGCTTGCTGGCCAAATCGCATAATCACCGACATCGTCAGAATGCCTATGATCCAGCCTGCGGCAATTAAATTTAACACAAAGGGAATCAGTGTCAGCCCCATGATGAATACGTTGTAGGAATAAAAGAAGAGTGCGGAAAAGGCCATAATGATTGAGACGGCCGCGACTTTGAAGACACTCATCGCCATGGTGGCGGTCAAAAACTCTCCGGCGGTCAGGGGACTCGCAAAGAGGTTCATGAGATTACGAGACCAGATTTCCTCGAGGAACGAAATGGTGACGCCCTGCTGAGCTCGAAATAATATATCCCAAAAAATCAGCGCGCCGAGAAAAAAGGTCACCGCGCCATGCATGCTGTTTCCTTCCTGCGCCAGATACACGGTAATGAATCCCCACACGACTAAGTCCAACAAGGGCCAATAAAAGATCTCCAATAACCGAGGAAAGCTTCTTCGGTAGAGATACATGTGTCTGGCGATGAGGGCGGAGATGCGTCCAATATTCATGGCAGTCTTAATAACTTAGGTTGTGCAAAGAGATACGATGAATAAATCCTAAACTCGAATATCGAAATTCGAAACAAATTAGAATGTTCAAATGGACGAGAATAAAATAAAAATACCCCTGTTTATATAAGTCGGTATACTCTGTTTGGAGCATTCGGGTTTTGGATTTCGGATTTGTTTCGGATTTCGATATTCACATTTCGAGTTTATGGCACGTTCAACCCCTCCGATCCATTCAACATATTCCCTTATCGATCCCGAGCGATTTTCAGAAACACTTGTTCCAGATCATCTTCTCCATACTGGGTGACGACCTCTTGAGCCGTGCCTTGCGCCACGATTTTTCCGCGTTGGAGAAATATAATGCGGTCGGACATTTCTTCCATTTCTCGCATGTTGTGGGAGGTATACAACATGCTCAATCCAGAGGTATCCCGATATTCTTTTAAAAAAGCCTTGATCTTATGGGCAATGTCCGGATCGAGGCTCGCCGTGGGTTCATCCAAAAATAATATTTTCGGTTCAGTCATGACGGCTTTGGCTAACGTGAGCCGAGACATTTGCCCGGAGGACAGCTTCCGAGTGAGCTTGTGTCGAATATCTTCCATTTCAAGTTTTTTCACGACATCATCGATTCGACGGCTAATATCGGGCAAGCCGTATAACTTCCCTGTGACGCGAAGGTTTTCTTCCACGCTTAACGCATAGGGCATGGAAATGTACGTGCTAGAAAAATTGACCTGTCGCAGAATGGTTTCCCGATGTTGCATCAGATCTAAGCCAAACATCTGAATAGACCCTGCCGTTGGCGTGACGACTCCCAACAACATCTGAAACGTCGTGGTTTTTCCTGCGCCATTTGGTCCCAGCAGGCCGACGGTCTCCCCTGGCTGGATCTCAAATGAGACCTGATCCACCGCGGTAAAATCGCCAAACCGTTTGGTCAATTGTTGAACTTGGACAATAGGAGAAGACATAGGCGAACGTGGAGTTAAAACAGAAAGTCCCCAATTTTATCGGGCAGATGACAAGTTTCGCATTCCTTACTCAGCACCTTCCCGGCATGCGTGGATTGCCCATCATGACACCGCGCACAATCGGCCAGGGCTGATTTCCAGAGCACGGAACCCTCTGGATGATCGGGATAATGCGGTTGTAAGTCAACCTCGATATGTCCACGAGGAATGACAATAGGATACCCTTTTACCGGTTTTCCATGGACCACACGACTATGACAGGTCGTACACCCTTCTCCCTGGCCACGGTCCTGAAAGGCTTCCATATGTTTCCGGTGACTCATGACTAACCCCACCTCTTTGACAGGTGACGGCAAATCCCGAGGAGGCTTCTCAGACACTCGGAGGATGGCACGATGACAGGAAAGGCACACGTCTGAATCCACATGGGCTTGGAGATTATGGGGTTCGGTGGGGGTTCCAAAGAATGTGATCGCCACATCGCCTAGCCCCGCCAGCACCTTGTCCTCAATAAATCCATGAAGCCCTGGCCGAACGTGACAATCCACGCAGGTCACATCTTTATGTGAAGAGGTTTTCCAACTTTCCACGGAAGGGCGGATGGTATGACAGGAGCCACAAAATTCAGGATGATTGGTGAGGGGAATGGCAGCGGTCCCAGCGACGGCCAAGACGCCTATAGCCACCACCAGGAAAGTCACGGTCCTTCGATTCATCAGTTATGTTGACGATGGTTTTGGATAGTTTCGTATAATCAGTTGAGCGATTCCTTCGATATCATCACGATCAAAACATGGGACCGGTGCCTCGATGGGCTTCATGGAGACAATGGCGAGCAACCCATCCAACGAGGTATTCAATTCATTCAGTGCTTCACGAACGACGGCGATCTTGGGATAGCCTTCGGACTTCCATCCCTCGGCAATAATCAGATCGATCTGGGAATCTAAAAATCGATCCCGAACCTCCTCCACTTTCATTTCCTCCGACACATCCGCAAACATGGCCATACTACCCTTGGAAAGGACGACCACGGCACTGGCCCCGGCTTGCTTGTGGCGCCAACTATCTTTTCCCTCGGTATCTAATTCAAACCCATGCCCGGCATGCTTGACCGTCGCGACGCGATAGCCTTCACGAACCAAAGCCGGAATCACTCGTTCGATGAGGGTGGTTTTTCCACTATTCGAGCGGCCCGCAAAACTCAAAATCGATGGCGCCATATAACAACACTTTTCTGGAACAGATCAGACTTATGAAATGAATAATCGCTGTACCAACTGTTCTCAAGACACAGCGAAAAGCATCAGCCGGAAGTTAGGTAATACGGCTCAACACCTGTACTTTCACCATATCACCGGGATTCACCTTCTCAATTTCCTCAGCCACATCGATGAGACCGTTGGCTTTGACCATGGAGGTTAAGATGCCCGACCCTTGAGGTCCGGTGGTTTTTACCGTCAGCTGGCCATCTTCATGGGCCACGATCCCTCGTAGAAAATGTCGACGATCTGGGTGTTTGGAAAACTTTTCCTTAAACACGGCATTCACGGTGGGGCGGTACAGCTGCCGATGCCCCCCCATTTTCATCATGGCGACGCGCACGAGTTGCTCAAAGGTCACCATCGAGGAAACCGGATTTCCGGGAAGGCCAAATGCCAACTTCCCCTGAATCTTTCCAAAGGCTAATGGCTGCCCAGGACGGATCGCCAATTTCCAAAAATGCATATCCGCGCCCAATTCCCCAAAGACGACCTTGGTGAAATCATAATCCCCCATGGACACCCCACCCGATAACACAATGATGTCGCATCCTAACCCTTGGGAAATTTTCTCTTTCAAAGATTCTGGAGTATCTTTGGCAATCCCCAACAAGACCGGAATGCCTCCGGCTTCTTGCACACCCGCGGCAATTCCGTAGCTATTGGAATTGACTATTTTGTTCTCGTCGAACTTTTCATCGAGATCGGCCAGCTCGTCACCAGTGGAAAGAATAGCCACTCGCGGGCGTTGATGCACCAACACAAACGACTTGGCTAAAATCGCCAGCATGCCAATCTCGCCAGGCCCAAGTTGCGTACCCTTAGAGATAATGCACTCCCCTTCCTTGACATCTTCACCCTTGGGGCGAATATTCATACCCTTGGGCTCAGGCTGAAAAATCCGCACGCTGGTTTCCGAGGGTTCGGTATATTCCACGCGGACAACGGTATCGGCACCATCAGGAACCGGAGCCCCGGTCATGATCCGAATGGCCTCACCAGGCCCCACGGATTTGGTCGCCACTGCTCCTGCCGCGACATCCTCGATAATTTTCAACTCCGCCGGCTTGGTAATTTCATGTTCCTTCTTGATGTCATCCCAACGAACGGCAAACCCGTCCATGGCCGAATTATTCCACGGTGGATTGTCGCGGGGCGCAATAATATCTTCACCCAAGACACGACCAATAGCCTCCAGCAGACTGACCTTCTCACAGCCAAGGGTCGTGGTGGCATCTAGCACAATTTTCTGAGCGTCACGAAGGAGTGTTAAACCAGACATAAGAATGGAATCTCTTTTAAAAAATTATTTTGTGACTTTTTTAAACGGACTTTTCGTCGCAATTTGAACCAGGGAACCTTTTTTCTTACAGAAATCATCCACTTGATTTGCAATACTGTGAAAAGCTTCTGCGGTCGGCAGATCAGAATTAAACATGGCGTAGGGTTCACCAAAATCACTTTGTTTCACAATATCGGGATCGAGCGGAATTCTTCCTAAAAATGGCACACCCATATCATGGGCAGATGCCTCTCCGCCGCCCTTTCGAAACACCTCTATCTCTTTATGGCAATGCGGACAATCCAAACCACTCATATTTTCGACAATCCCAATAATGGGCAACTCGCTGTCTCTGGCAAAGGTCACGGATTTCCGTGCATCCAAAAGGGCCACTTCCTGGGGTGTCGAGACAATCACGCAGCCTGTTACTTCACCGATCAAATCTATGGTGGTCACCGATTCATTCCCCGTTCCCGGCGGCAAATCCACAATCAGAAAATTCAGGTCTTGCCATTCCACGCCACCAAGCAATTGATTGATAAATTCGAATTTATAGGCGTCTCGCCAAATAATCGGGTCATCGGAGTTCTGAAGCAAAAAGGACATTGACGCAATTTTCATATTGTACGCCTGGAAGGGAATAATCCCGCCACCTGTACTAATCTTGAGTCGTTCGCCTTCCGCGCCCACCATTTTAGGAATATTGGGGCCATGGATATCCATGTCACAAATACCGACTTCATAACCCTTTAATGCCAAGCTCACTGCTAAGTTCGTGGAAACGGTGCTTTTTCCCACTCCTCCTTTATTACTCATGACTAGGATCTTATAATCGATCCGTTCCATGCGCTTGTTCACCAGCCAGCGGCTATGACCTTCTTTGTCTTTTTGACAAGTTTCGTTTTCATCGCAAATGGCACACGCCCACATGTATGTGCAACTGTCTTCCGCACTGGGTGCGGGCTGAAACATTTTCAAATCGCCAGGCATATATCCCTCCGATATCCCAAAAGGCTAATAACGTAAACTATAAATCCAGTCTTGCTTATCTTATCTCCACTTAAGAAATGGGTTGCGTGATCTTCGAAATTTTTTCCACCGTATGCTCAAGGATCGGGATAAAGGTTGCGAGATTCTCTTTCGCCGCCTTGGGGCTTCCAGGAAGATTCACAATGAGTGTCGATCCACGAATACCGGCTGTTCCTCTCGATAACATTGCGGTTTTGACTTTCTTTAGACTTTCAACTCGCATCACCTCGGCGATTCCGGGAATCTCTTTGTCAATGACCTCACGAGTTGCTTCGGGGGTCCAATCCGTAGGACGAACGCCTGTTCCACCTAACGTGAAAATCACTTGAGGGACAATCGTGAGGCAGTTAGACACTAAACACTCGCGAATCTCTTTCCGATCATCGGGGACGATTTCATAGGCCACCACCTGGACATCATGATCACTCAAATATTGTTCAAGATCGGCACGTCCCTTATCCGGTGAATCCCCACTATAAACTTTACTGCTCACAACAATGATCGCGGCTCGAATCATTTACTCATCTCAATTATCTGATGCTACGGGACACCCACATAATCGTCGTCGCCACCTGATGAAGTCCCAGCAGTAGCCGATTGTGGACGTAATCCACCAGACCCACTTTTTGGAGTGGTTGCCGGGGGTTGAGCGCCAACTTCCTCTTCGGGTTTAGGCTTTTTAAAGAATCCCGCGCTTATAATGCCCACTTCATAGAAAAAATACATGGGCAAGGCCATAAGGCATTGATTAAAGGGATCAGGAGTGGGCGTCAAAATGGCCGCGAATAAAAACGCCCCAAGAAATGCCCATTTTCGATAACGCTTCAGAAAAGGTGCATCAACCCACCCTAATTTGGCCATCAGGGTTAAGGCGAGGGGCACTTCAAAGGTCAGCCCAAATACCAACAAAAACCACAGGGCAAACCCTACATAACTTGCAATAGATAGTTGAGGAATGAACCCTGCCTGCACCCCATAGGAAATTAAAAAATTCAGCGCAAAGGGCAGAACAAAAAAGAAACAAAACGCCAATCCCAAATAAAACGCTAGGGCGCTGGTCATCACAAAAGGTGCAACAAAACGTCGTTCTTGAACGTGGAGGCCTGGCATCACGAATGCCCAGACTTCCCACAAAATATATGGCGTCGCAAGAACCAGCGCGAATAACGCCGCGACCTTTAAGTTTTGCCACAACGCTTCAGCAGGAGATAAGAATACAAAGGGAATCTTCGGGAGATCGGTGGGTATCCATTCCAAGGTGCCGGGAACAAACATATTTTGCAACGGAACCCGCAACCATTGCACCAGGGTATCCGCATAAAAGAACGTCCCGACAAAAAACAGGGCGACAACAATGACAACTTTGGTCAGCCGAGCCTGGAACTCATGCAAATGTTCCATGATCGGCATTTTTTTATCCTCGAGAGGATTAAATACCGTATCTTGAAGCCATTTTGAGAATCGAGACTCTTTTGCCATATATCAAAAACTTTTGAGACCATGACAGGATTCCCCTATCATGGTCTCAGGAAAAATGTTCACCGTCATTAGTCAGGATTCACGGCAACGAATAAATTGTTGCCTCGCCGACTTAACAACAAAACCACCAAAGATTTCTTCTCAATTTTGGAAGCTACGCTTTGATAATCGGCAAGGTTGGTAATAACCTCTCGATTGATTTCCTGAATCACATCACCTTGCTGCAATCCTGCGTCGGCAGCTGCACTACCTGCCTGGACATCTTTGACGACCACACCAACGGTTTGTTCCGGAAGTTTCAACTGACTCTTTAATTCGGGAGTGAGAGCCTCCACTGACAATCCAGCCAGAACATTGTCCAATTTTTCCATACTTGGCTGAGGAGCTTCTCCACCATTTCTCGCGAGAAGTTCATCAGTTGGCCGTTCACCAACTTTCACCGTAAGCATGGTTTCCGCCCCATCCCTCAGGACTTTGATTTTCACATCATCGCCCACACGCGTTCTCGCAACAATATGACGCAGATGATTGACGTCCTTAAGTTTCTCGCCATGATATTCAAGAATCACGTCACCCCGTTTGAGTCCACCTTTGGCTGAAGGACCATTTTCATGAACTTCACTAATCAAAACCCCACCGGTGTGAGTTTCCGGGAGTTGAAAGGACTGGGCTAGGGCGGGAGTCATTTCCTGGATGGCAATACCCATCCAACCCCGTACCACTCGCCCGCTTTGAATGAGGCTCGTAGAAATATCTTTGACGATATCCACGGGAATGGCAAATCCAATACCTTCAGAACCACCGGTTCTCGAAAATATGGCAGTATTAATGCCAATGATTTCACCTCTCATATTGATCAGCGGCCCCCCGGAATTCCCGGGGTTAATTGGAGCATCGGTTTGAATAAAGTCTTCATATTCCGTGATGCCTACATTACCTCGCCCTAGGGCACTGATAATTCCCATCGTCACGGAAGACTTCAACCCGAAAGGACTCCCTACCGCCAAAACCAAATCTCCAACCTTGAGGGTTTCATCCGCACTCCAGGAAACGAAGGGTAAATTCGCGCCTTCAATCTTAATCACCGCGAGATCGGTCTTAGGATCAGTCCCAACAATAGTTCCAGGAAATTCCTCCCCTGAAAACGTCGTTACGGTAATTTTACTTGCATCTTCCACCACATGGTTATTCGTCACGATATAGCCTTCTGGGCTAATGATCACCCCAGATCCGGCACTCATGCCTGGAGGTCCAGGCGGTCGGCCTGGAGGTCCGGGCATTGGTGGGGGTCCTCCTCCGGGAGGCCCTCCAAATGGGCCAGGCGGCAATCTCCGAGCCCCAGGATCTTCCCTCCCGCTCACCGCCACATTCACTACCGCAGGCTGAACCCTTTCAACAATTTCAGAAAATCCACGAGTAAAGGCCTCGGGAACACTTCCATTCGCTAGGGATGGGGAGATGAAATCAACACTGCCAAAACATCCTGCGATGGCGATTGCAGTCAACATGCCGAGGCATTTGACTTTGGGACATCCCTGAAAGGTTTTTTTGATCATAAGAAATTATCCTTTAAAGTGAAGGACTTAGACCGATCTACCCTGATGGCCTAAGAGATTAGAAATGAAAAGGTCCACGTAGCAATGGAAGGCCTATCTCACGAGGCACAACCTGCTTGATTCTACACTAAATTCAGTAGGCTCTTCAAAGAAAACCCTGATTATCTGCTTTTAAGCATTTCGTCCAGACTTTTGCACAGTTGCACATACCTGGGCAAGATTAAAAAACCCCAGAATGTACACACAAGTGAGTAGAGGTATCACCTTAGAATTTTGGGAACTAGTGACTAATCTATTTCCACATACTTCCTTGGGAATTTTCTAGGCGAAAAAAGAAGTATAGTGCAGATCAGAATTTTTGAATATTTAGATATTTGATAAAGGAAGATAGACCAAATCTGATGGTGAGTCAGTAATAATCTTTGAAAACTTTCAAAAGTCCGAGTGAGGAAATTGGTTGGCAGAAAGAGGAGGTTTATTCAAGAATATCTAACACACTTCCTAAGGTTTTGTTTTGAACATCTAAGGCTCGAAGATTTGCTTCATAATGCCTTTTTCCAACAAGAAGATTGACAGCTTCTTCGGCAAAATCTACATTTGACTGCTCAAATTGGATCAATCCATTTTCTGTTTCGCGGAAGGCGATGGGTCCTGGAGTATTGACCTGTTCGACGACCGTCTCAACCCCCTGAGGTTTGACCTCCTGATGCAGAACGCGTTGTTTTTTAAACCCATCAGTATTGGCATTGGCGGTATTATGCGCCGCGGTCGTAATCCGCTTTTGAGCCGCCGTCAACCCAGACAATGAACTGTAAATGCCTGAAACCATAAGAAGTTCCTTTATGCAATTTCCAGGATCAAAGAAAAGTCTCTGTGACCTCTTTATACCGTATCGACCAGGCTTTTATTTAACTTGCGAGAACACGATTTCGTTCTATCAAAATCATAAAGTATTGTGATCAAAAGGCGAATCA
This window encodes:
- a CDS encoding flagellar basal body rod C-terminal domain-containing protein; its protein translation is MVSGIYSSLSGLTAAQKRITTAAHNTANANTDGFKKQRVLHQEVKPQGVETVVEQVNTPGPIAFRETENGLIQFEQSNVDFAEEAVNLLVGKRHYEANLRALDVQNKTLGSVLDILE